In a genomic window of uncultured Sphaerochaeta sp.:
- a CDS encoding dihydrodipicolinate synthase family protein, whose protein sequence is MVTRNPHIISALVTPMNEDRSIDFDALEALVQFEMDQGVEGFYCCGSSGEGLLLSVDERKAVAQRVASASSRRVPMYVHTGSLGTREAIELSVHAQTVGAEAVSLIPPIYYHYSQEEIAGYYQDVADAVDLGVIVYNIPQFTGISFSKGSPLLMNPKIVGIKHTSMNLYELERLGQAFPQKTLFNGFDEIFLSSLAAGAQSTIGTTVNVCPKLFKAIYEDFLSNNMASAQARQHLLNSYIEAMVKEGIFSAVKYSMTLLGVPCGPCRKPMKALDAEAKARIETALHQLDAYLA, encoded by the coding sequence ATGGTAACCAGAAATCCCCACATCATCTCTGCCCTCGTTACCCCCATGAACGAGGACAGGAGTATCGATTTCGACGCATTGGAAGCACTTGTACAGTTTGAGATGGACCAGGGAGTGGAAGGTTTCTACTGCTGCGGGTCCTCCGGTGAGGGCTTGTTGCTCAGCGTGGATGAACGGAAGGCAGTCGCACAGCGTGTGGCTTCAGCCAGCTCCCGAAGAGTTCCGATGTATGTGCATACCGGATCATTGGGAACACGGGAAGCGATCGAACTGTCGGTGCATGCACAGACAGTCGGGGCCGAAGCCGTCTCTCTGATCCCCCCCATCTACTACCACTACAGCCAGGAAGAAATTGCAGGGTACTATCAGGATGTGGCGGATGCGGTTGACCTGGGGGTGATCGTCTACAATATTCCCCAGTTCACCGGCATCTCGTTTTCCAAGGGGAGTCCGCTGCTCATGAATCCCAAGATCGTGGGTATCAAGCATACGTCGATGAATCTTTATGAGCTTGAACGCTTGGGACAGGCTTTTCCGCAAAAGACCTTGTTCAATGGGTTTGATGAGATTTTCCTCTCCAGTCTTGCAGCCGGTGCACAGAGCACCATCGGTACGACCGTGAATGTCTGCCCGAAACTGTTCAAGGCGATCTACGAAGATTTCCTTTCCAACAACATGGCATCGGCTCAGGCAAGGCAGCACCTTCTGAATTCCTACATTGAGGCAATGGTGAAGGAAGGAATCTTTTCTGCAGTCAAATACAGCATGACCCTCCTGGGGGTTCCGTGCGGTCCTTGCAGAAAACCCATGAAGGCGTTGGACGCTGAAGCAAAAGCAAGGATTGAGACGGCTCTCCACCAATTGGATGCATACCTGGCTTGA
- a CDS encoding SDR family oxidoreductase, with protein sequence MQRFGSHLEGKLVVVTGASRGIGRGLATILAEEGARVALAARDTDTLHLVKAEIEEKGGEAHVFGLDLRRVSSIRECFAQIEEKLGPIDVLVNNAGMGNPIPAEEITEEDWDWMMDLNLKGTFFCCQEAGKRMLERGKGRIVNISSQASVVAIPQEAVYCASKGGLNMLTKTLAVEWSGRGVTVNAVGPTFVHTPGTAERLDDPAFLSKVLANIPRGRVATIDDVASAVLYLASDHADMVTGTLLLVDGGWTAL encoded by the coding sequence ATGCAAAGGTTTGGATCGCATTTGGAAGGGAAGCTTGTGGTGGTGACCGGCGCAAGCAGGGGCATTGGACGGGGGCTTGCCACCATCCTGGCAGAAGAAGGTGCACGGGTGGCGCTTGCCGCCCGCGATACCGATACCCTGCACTTGGTCAAGGCCGAGATCGAGGAAAAAGGCGGCGAGGCCCATGTCTTTGGGCTCGACCTGAGGCGGGTCTCCTCCATCAGGGAGTGTTTTGCCCAGATAGAGGAGAAGCTCGGCCCCATCGATGTGCTGGTGAACAACGCCGGCATGGGAAACCCGATACCTGCGGAGGAGATCACCGAGGAAGACTGGGACTGGATGATGGATCTCAACCTGAAAGGAACCTTCTTCTGCTGCCAGGAAGCAGGGAAACGAATGCTGGAGCGCGGAAAGGGAAGGATCGTCAACATCTCAAGTCAGGCAAGTGTCGTTGCCATCCCGCAGGAGGCGGTCTACTGCGCCTCGAAGGGAGGACTCAACATGCTCACCAAAACCCTTGCGGTGGAGTGGTCGGGAAGGGGTGTCACCGTGAACGCGGTGGGGCCGACCTTTGTCCATACCCCTGGAACAGCAGAGCGGCTGGATGATCCAGCTTTCCTTTCCAAGGTATTGGCAAACATTCCCAGGGGAAGGGTGGCAACCATCGACGATGTGGCCTCGGCAGTGCTCTATCTGGCCAGCGACCATGCGGACATGGTGACCGGCACCTTGCTGCTGGTGGATGGCGGTTGGACAGCACTCTGA
- a CDS encoding response regulator transcription factor has product MIYLVEDNQGIRETIKAYLELADYTVEEFGQVANVVESLIYKQPELVILDIMLPDGNGFELAKQIRQHNPAIPFLFLTAREAESDRITGLELGGEDYIVKPFSPRELVLRVQAILRRVQKSLKGEEEGIRYKLGEHTMMLDEHKHEVSVDAQHVSLTALEWKMLFFLSSNAKTLITRQRLLGECLGYVHDGSDRTINTHMKNLRSKLGNAEWIKTVRGFGYSFSGEREKP; this is encoded by the coding sequence ATGATTTATCTTGTTGAAGACAACCAAGGAATACGGGAGACCATCAAGGCCTATCTGGAGCTTGCCGACTATACCGTCGAGGAGTTCGGCCAGGTTGCGAACGTCGTGGAAAGCCTGATCTACAAGCAACCGGAGTTGGTGATCCTGGACATCATGCTTCCTGATGGCAACGGGTTTGAGCTTGCCAAGCAGATTCGCCAGCACAATCCGGCCATTCCCTTTCTCTTCCTTACCGCCCGTGAGGCGGAAAGTGACAGGATAACCGGCCTCGAGCTGGGCGGTGAGGATTACATCGTCAAGCCGTTCAGTCCCCGTGAACTGGTCCTGCGTGTGCAGGCAATCCTGCGGCGGGTGCAGAAGAGCCTGAAAGGTGAGGAAGAGGGAATCCGATACAAGCTGGGTGAACATACCATGATGCTTGATGAGCACAAGCATGAGGTGAGTGTTGATGCACAGCATGTATCGCTTACCGCCTTGGAATGGAAGATGCTCTTTTTCCTCTCCTCGAACGCCAAGACACTCATCACGCGCCAACGCCTGCTTGGGGAGTGTCTGGGGTATGTGCATGATGGATCGGACCGCACCATCAACACCCATATGAAGAATCTGCGTTCGAAACTGGGAAATGCCGAGTGGATCAAGACCGTGCGGGGCTTCGGCTACTCTTTCTCGGGAGAGAGGGAGAAACCGTAA
- a CDS encoding HAMP domain-containing sensor histidine kinase — MHMRFSLTKLNLLLVIASFLLFMVLLAGLLAFGLDGLMESWHEQELTSLNRYITTRLEEVGQSNGPDTEETLQQAFEGLPYSPTYLTITDALGRVLYTYRTAERGMGRARGLQMGLSEPEHWQTVLASDGSVAFRYSTHLPSFAEMEGNGYFLSAAWQVLLISFLVAFLSAVVLAFFVLYPLKRQSETLASALKRIANGERNVSFSKQKVLEFETIADASLVLQHTLSKEERLRSQWTADIAHDLRTPVTVLKGQLEAIADGVFTADRKRLDLLLGETARLENLIQSLSLLTRLESPDFKVDATRFSLSDLLAQLQARFEAEAAKRGMCLGIPSTQAFVVADSMLLTRALDNLLSNAIRYGKADSTIAITFETDEQDQATWLCIENEGTIDHAFLPHVFDRLSRSEHSRSTQGSGLGLSIVKAIVETHHWTIQAESNQTTRFIIRFT, encoded by the coding sequence ATGCATATGCGATTCAGCCTGACAAAACTCAATCTGTTGCTGGTCATAGCCAGTTTTCTTCTCTTCATGGTCTTGCTTGCCGGTTTGCTTGCCTTTGGTCTTGATGGATTGATGGAGTCCTGGCATGAGCAGGAACTGACAAGCCTCAACCGGTATATCACCACACGCTTGGAGGAGGTCGGGCAAAGCAATGGTCCTGATACGGAAGAGACGCTGCAACAAGCGTTTGAGGGGCTTCCGTACAGTCCGACATACCTGACCATCACCGATGCACTGGGGCGGGTGCTCTATACCTATCGGACGGCCGAGCGTGGCATGGGAAGGGCAAGGGGCCTTCAGATGGGGCTTTCGGAACCGGAGCACTGGCAGACGGTTCTTGCTTCTGATGGCAGCGTAGCATTCCGGTATTCCACCCATCTTCCCTCTTTTGCAGAAATGGAGGGCAATGGGTATTTCCTTTCCGCTGCATGGCAGGTGTTGCTCATCTCCTTTCTCGTTGCATTTCTTAGTGCAGTGGTCCTTGCATTTTTTGTGCTGTATCCTTTGAAACGACAGAGCGAAACGCTTGCGTCAGCACTCAAGCGCATAGCAAATGGTGAGCGCAACGTTTCGTTTTCCAAGCAGAAAGTGCTTGAGTTTGAGACTATCGCCGATGCTTCCCTGGTTTTGCAGCATACGCTTTCCAAAGAGGAAAGACTCCGTTCGCAGTGGACAGCCGACATTGCCCATGATCTGAGAACCCCGGTTACCGTGCTGAAAGGGCAGTTGGAAGCGATAGCTGACGGTGTCTTCACTGCAGACCGGAAGAGACTGGATTTGTTGCTTGGTGAGACGGCACGGCTGGAGAACCTGATACAGAGCTTATCGTTGCTCACCAGGCTGGAAAGTCCTGATTTCAAGGTGGATGCCACCCGTTTCAGTCTTTCTGATCTGCTCGCACAACTACAGGCGCGTTTTGAGGCGGAAGCTGCAAAGCGGGGGATGTGTCTGGGAATCCCCTCTACCCAAGCTTTTGTGGTCGCAGACAGTATGTTGCTTACCCGAGCACTGGACAACCTCCTTTCCAATGCCATCCGCTACGGGAAGGCAGACAGCACCATTGCCATCACCTTCGAAACCGATGAGCAGGATCAGGCAACCTGGCTCTGCATTGAGAATGAAGGGACTATCGACCACGCGTTTCTTCCCCATGTCTTCGATCGTCTCAGCCGATCAGAACACTCCCGCTCAACACAGGGAAGCGGTCTGGGCCTTTCCATTGTGAAAGCCATTGTTGAGACGCATCATTGGACCATTCAGGCAGAAAGCAATCAAACCACGCGATTTATCATTCGCTTTACCTAA
- a CDS encoding FAD-dependent oxidoreductase — MRMIDVLVIGGGASGLQAAITTKTTYPEKEVVLVRKEKEVLIPCGIPYIFGTLSDSSKDILPDKLLTSVGVEIVVDELTEIRVNDHQCVFASKETCQYGKLILALGSVPTKPAWLKGGDLKHVFTIPKNKVYLDQMLESLAPLKEVMVIGAGFIGVEVSDELNKKGYKVTLLEIENTILNKAFDEEFGVLAQEHLAERGVNVITGKGVAEIKGKDGKVASVVLSTGEEIPSEAVILSMGYAPNTALAKQAGIELNEYGFIKTCEYMRVLPCTSDIIAVGDCAEKRDFITRKLDRTMLASTACAEARTAGLNLYSLSPCKPFTGTIAIYATAIGCHAFGTAGITETRAVAENFAVICGSFTGMDTHPGNLEHSHKQMVKLIVASDCGMILGAEVYGGASTGELTNAIGFLIQNRVTVKQLLTMQIGTQPLLTGSPAGYPLIKAAETIVKKMR; from the coding sequence ATGAGAATGATTGATGTATTGGTCATTGGCGGAGGCGCCTCAGGATTGCAGGCTGCTATCACGACGAAAACCACTTATCCGGAGAAGGAAGTGGTATTGGTACGCAAAGAGAAGGAAGTGCTCATTCCCTGTGGCATCCCCTATATTTTCGGAACACTCAGCGACAGCAGCAAGGACATCCTGCCCGATAAGCTGCTCACCAGTGTAGGGGTTGAGATTGTGGTCGATGAACTGACGGAAATCAGGGTGAACGACCACCAGTGCGTGTTTGCCAGTAAGGAAACCTGTCAGTACGGCAAACTCATCCTTGCCCTGGGTTCTGTTCCCACCAAGCCAGCGTGGCTGAAGGGCGGGGATCTGAAGCATGTGTTCACCATCCCCAAGAACAAGGTATACCTTGACCAGATGCTCGAAAGCCTTGCTCCCCTGAAAGAAGTGATGGTCATCGGGGCAGGATTCATCGGTGTGGAAGTCTCCGATGAATTGAACAAGAAGGGTTACAAGGTCACCCTGCTGGAAATTGAGAACACCATCCTCAACAAGGCCTTCGACGAGGAGTTCGGAGTACTTGCGCAGGAACACCTTGCAGAGCGCGGGGTGAATGTCATCACCGGCAAGGGGGTTGCGGAAATCAAGGGCAAGGATGGCAAGGTGGCTTCCGTAGTGCTGAGCACCGGAGAAGAGATCCCTTCCGAGGCTGTCATTCTGTCAATGGGATATGCACCCAATACCGCCTTGGCCAAACAAGCTGGGATCGAACTCAATGAGTATGGATTCATCAAGACCTGTGAGTACATGCGCGTACTGCCGTGCACCAGCGACATCATAGCCGTCGGAGACTGTGCCGAGAAACGGGACTTCATCACCCGCAAGCTTGACAGAACGATGCTCGCCTCCACCGCTTGTGCAGAAGCACGAACTGCCGGGCTGAACCTGTACTCGCTCAGTCCCTGCAAGCCCTTTACCGGTACCATCGCCATCTATGCAACGGCCATCGGTTGCCATGCATTCGGGACCGCAGGCATCACCGAGACACGGGCTGTTGCAGAGAACTTTGCCGTCATCTGCGGAAGCTTCACCGGAATGGATACCCATCCGGGCAACCTCGAGCATTCGCACAAGCAGATGGTCAAGCTCATTGTTGCCAGTGATTGCGGCATGATTCTTGGTGCCGAAGTCTATGGAGGGGCAAGCACAGGAGAGCTGACCAATGCAATCGGCTTCCTGATCCAGAACCGTGTTACGGTCAAGCAGCTCTTGACCATGCAGATCGGCACCCAGCCCCTGCTTACCGGTTCCCCGGCAGGCTATCCGTTGATCAAGGCAGCGGAAACTATCGTCAAGAAAATGCGGTAG
- a CDS encoding flavodoxin domain-containing protein: MKTLIIYATQHGTTRTCVEMLSSQLAGEVMMLDLKEQKTIDMDPYDTVVLGGAIHAGRLDGKIRSFSLEHKDQLLKKKLGLFICGMEDKEEEINKQLSLNYPEDLLSHAVAKTSFGGQLLFSRMAPITRWFMQKMSKSKEDIKKIRTNAINEFAQALAH; this comes from the coding sequence GTGAAAACTCTCATTATCTATGCCACCCAACATGGGACTACGAGAACGTGTGTGGAAATGCTCTCCTCGCAGCTGGCGGGAGAGGTGATGATGCTCGATCTCAAGGAGCAGAAGACCATCGATATGGATCCGTATGATACCGTAGTACTCGGTGGTGCCATTCATGCCGGCCGGCTCGATGGCAAGATCCGCAGTTTCTCCTTGGAGCACAAGGACCAGCTGCTCAAGAAGAAGCTTGGCTTGTTCATCTGCGGCATGGAAGACAAAGAGGAAGAGATCAACAAGCAACTTTCCCTCAATTATCCGGAGGATCTTCTCTCCCATGCGGTGGCAAAGACCAGCTTCGGAGGCCAGCTCCTGTTCTCCCGTATGGCTCCCATAACCCGTTGGTTCATGCAAAAGATGAGCAAGAGCAAAGAGGACATCAAAAAGATTCGTACCAATGCAATCAATGAGTTTGCTCAGGCTCTTGCTCACTGA
- a CDS encoding UvrD-helicase domain-containing protein, whose protein sequence is MDELTAQRLERLNHLQGTDPGFFVLAAHSFIEASLRERYAMEDLQCSFSTLLSQFLEEITRDATEFLPEIPALKQLKFSHIQANEVRHRFSFSSVEEARAATFHLLHFCRLANLGSVGQLEQLSAYLKAWESTDSYAQLLDEHARLKALADRLLASNQQLEQTVLEYQDLREQMRTAYHELGEKERQLRELDAAQEKSQEKIDELRGQMFALKCSVRKKQQQLTAQKEIGSYVQALRSFAVCTRTRHQYESQAIRLTAEQRSVLAKLTSEQDSLISGGAGSGKTLVLLKAHAQCMSTFPQRRCLLVTYTRTLAKYNQYLGSLLSDPASERNIMTVDALLFSLLQHFEPEAKLDGEITRRLLAPFATETLPLWLLEQEVEHFLFRHAVSEEEYTQAKIPRAGLKRTLGKQQRKAIHVIKETVLGQMRTQHTYSFCSSAVRLSEYLMQDLDENILFDNLFVDEVQDLGRAALTILKKLTRTAMVLSCDEQQRLYQKGLPLIQSNIQLGRRNFRLLANHRNTFPIERLDQQYLGQALVSSAFRDGPPPTLVQCKGRKAWLDNLVAQLTFYRSVLSYEWENICILTPSKQDFPAILDRVRNAGMEIQEMLSPSFSFTEEQGIRLSTIHSAKGVEFPLVLLCLTSLPSNSNEYETTEQEQVLTNLVHVGMTRSSEQLVVLVNTQDLHPAYVRLMHCFVSEQEPEQTH, encoded by the coding sequence ATGGATGAGCTTACCGCGCAACGATTGGAACGACTGAACCATTTGCAGGGCACCGACCCTGGTTTCTTTGTGCTGGCAGCCCACTCCTTCATTGAGGCATCCTTGCGGGAGCGGTATGCCATGGAGGACCTGCAGTGCAGCTTCTCCACCCTGCTCAGCCAATTTCTTGAGGAGATCACACGGGATGCAACCGAGTTCCTTCCCGAAATCCCGGCACTGAAGCAACTCAAGTTCTCCCATATCCAGGCCAATGAGGTACGCCACCGTTTCAGCTTCTCCTCTGTTGAGGAGGCTCGTGCAGCCACCTTCCATCTTCTCCACTTCTGTCGTCTGGCGAATTTGGGAAGCGTTGGACAACTTGAACAACTCTCCGCCTACCTCAAGGCATGGGAGAGCACCGACAGTTATGCGCAGTTGCTCGATGAGCATGCCCGCCTCAAAGCACTTGCAGACAGACTGCTTGCCTCCAACCAACAGCTGGAGCAGACAGTGTTGGAATATCAGGATCTTCGTGAGCAGATGCGGACTGCCTATCATGAACTTGGAGAGAAGGAGCGGCAGCTCAGGGAACTCGATGCGGCCCAGGAGAAATCCCAAGAGAAAATCGATGAACTAAGAGGCCAAATGTTTGCCTTGAAGTGCAGTGTCAGGAAGAAACAGCAGCAACTGACGGCACAGAAAGAGATCGGCAGCTATGTACAGGCCCTCCGCAGCTTTGCTGTGTGCACAAGAACCAGGCACCAGTATGAGAGCCAGGCCATCCGCCTCACGGCCGAACAGCGCTCGGTGCTTGCAAAGCTGACATCCGAGCAAGACAGCCTTATCAGCGGTGGGGCTGGGAGCGGGAAGACCCTGGTACTGCTGAAAGCCCATGCCCAATGCATGTCCACATTTCCACAGAGGCGTTGCCTTTTGGTGACCTATACACGGACCTTGGCGAAGTACAACCAGTACTTGGGAAGCCTGCTCTCCGACCCTGCAAGCGAGCGGAACATCATGACCGTTGATGCCCTGCTCTTCTCCCTTTTGCAACACTTCGAACCGGAGGCCAAGCTCGATGGGGAGATCACAAGACGGCTTCTTGCCCCATTCGCCACAGAAACACTTCCTCTTTGGCTGCTTGAACAGGAAGTTGAGCACTTCCTGTTTCGCCACGCTGTCAGCGAGGAGGAGTACACGCAGGCCAAGATACCGCGTGCCGGCTTGAAACGCACATTGGGAAAGCAGCAACGCAAGGCAATCCATGTGATCAAGGAGACGGTGCTTGGGCAGATGAGGACGCAGCACACCTACAGCTTTTGCAGTAGTGCCGTGAGACTCAGCGAATACCTGATGCAAGACCTTGATGAGAATATTCTGTTTGACAATCTGTTTGTTGACGAGGTGCAGGATCTCGGCAGGGCGGCTCTCACCATCCTGAAAAAATTGACCCGAACAGCAATGGTCCTCAGCTGTGACGAGCAGCAGCGGCTCTACCAAAAAGGCCTGCCGCTCATCCAGAGCAACATCCAACTGGGAAGAAGGAACTTCCGCCTGCTGGCAAATCATCGCAACACCTTTCCCATTGAAAGACTGGACCAGCAGTATCTCGGCCAAGCGTTGGTATCATCAGCCTTCAGGGATGGGCCTCCCCCAACCTTGGTTCAGTGCAAGGGAAGGAAAGCGTGGTTGGACAACCTCGTTGCCCAACTGACATTTTATCGTTCGGTGCTCTCCTATGAGTGGGAAAACATCTGCATCCTCACGCCGAGCAAACAGGATTTTCCTGCCATCCTGGACCGTGTACGAAACGCAGGGATGGAGATACAGGAAATGCTCTCCCCTTCCTTCTCTTTCACGGAAGAACAAGGGATACGACTGAGCACCATCCACTCAGCAAAAGGTGTCGAATTTCCGCTCGTACTGCTGTGTCTGACCAGTCTCCCGAGCAATAGCAATGAGTATGAAACGACGGAACAGGAACAGGTCCTGACGAACCTGGTGCATGTCGGAATGACCCGGTCAAGCGAACAGCTGGTTGTCTTGGTCAATACGCAGGATCTTCATCCTGCGTATGTGAGACTGATGCACTGCTTTGTCAGTGAGCAAGAGCCTGAGCAAACTCATTGA
- a CDS encoding L-threonylcarbamoyladenylate synthase: MSHCTLFCTYALAKTLSGLVLPSCIGRCVISPAQEETVQAKALCETNALFSLTKEQEKQAMLASSSDFHLDEKGRLSFLCKLDSSEDPLQTLYFHTTDDALAFIAEYPEPQKQIPLLIEAYASLLKEGKLVAFPTETVYGLGADATNEEAVKRIFSAKQRPFFDPLIVHIADLSQLDGLAVDVSEQAYTLMRTFWPGPLTLVLKKSALVPSIVTAGSETVAIRMPSNPLALSLIKASGLPIAAPSANRFGYTSPTTAAHVKEQLGERIEAVLDGGACTVGIESTVLSLCTAVPTILRPGKIGVEELAPILGNVEMAKKAGPTDTTLPSPGLLDSHYAPTTPFYLVDDVSLYQDRSDVGVILVEKSSVPFKGPVVTISETDDAEEVARRLYWAIRHLDTMHLTCMVGSLMEEKGIGVAINNRLRKAATKA, encoded by the coding sequence ATGTCGCATTGCACCTTGTTCTGTACCTATGCTCTTGCCAAGACCTTGTCAGGTCTTGTCCTTCCATCCTGTATCGGAAGGTGTGTGATCTCCCCTGCACAAGAAGAGACGGTACAGGCAAAAGCACTGTGTGAAACCAATGCCCTGTTTTCCCTGACCAAGGAACAAGAGAAGCAAGCCATGCTTGCTTCCTCTTCTGATTTCCATCTTGATGAGAAGGGAAGGCTGAGCTTTTTGTGCAAGCTGGACAGCTCTGAAGATCCTCTGCAAACCCTGTACTTTCATACCACAGATGATGCACTGGCTTTCATTGCCGAGTATCCAGAGCCCCAAAAGCAAATCCCTCTCCTGATCGAAGCGTATGCCTCCCTGCTCAAGGAGGGCAAGCTGGTGGCTTTCCCCACCGAGACCGTCTACGGTCTGGGTGCCGATGCAACCAATGAGGAAGCGGTAAAGCGCATCTTCTCCGCAAAGCAAAGACCCTTCTTCGACCCCCTGATCGTCCATATTGCTGACCTTTCCCAACTGGATGGCTTGGCCGTTGACGTCAGTGAGCAAGCCTACACCCTGATGAGGACCTTCTGGCCGGGCCCCTTGACCCTGGTGCTGAAAAAGAGTGCACTCGTCCCCTCCATCGTAACAGCAGGCAGCGAGACCGTTGCAATCCGCATGCCTTCCAATCCCCTGGCACTCAGCCTGATCAAGGCAAGCGGCCTCCCCATAGCAGCCCCCAGCGCCAACCGTTTCGGCTACACCAGCCCGACCACCGCAGCCCATGTGAAAGAACAATTGGGGGAGAGGATCGAGGCGGTGCTCGATGGTGGAGCCTGCACGGTGGGCATTGAGTCTACCGTACTGAGCCTCTGCACTGCCGTACCCACCATTCTCAGGCCGGGGAAAATCGGAGTGGAAGAACTGGCGCCCATTCTGGGAAACGTTGAAATGGCCAAGAAAGCCGGCCCTACTGATACCACCCTGCCCAGCCCGGGACTTCTGGACAGCCACTATGCCCCCACCACCCCGTTCTATCTTGTGGACGATGTCTCCCTTTATCAGGACCGCAGTGATGTCGGAGTCATCCTGGTGGAGAAGAGTTCGGTTCCCTTCAAGGGACCGGTTGTCACCATCAGCGAAACCGATGATGCAGAGGAAGTGGCCCGTCGCCTCTATTGGGCTATCAGGCACCTGGACACCATGCACCTGACCTGCATGGTGGGCTCGCTGATGGAAGAGAAAGGCATCGGGGTGGCCATCAACAACCGACTGCGCAAAGCCGCCACCAAAGCCTGA
- a CDS encoding GNAT family N-acetyltransferase, whose amino-acid sequence MDVRKYQSKDLDRMISIWNEVVRKGNAFPQTDLLDQASAARFFASQTFCAVAVEQETVLGLYILHPNNIGRVGHIANASYAVCQASRGKGVGRLLVEHSLAQLPLHGFRILQFNAVVASNTAAITLYERLGFQKLGTIREGFAKDDGTYEDIIPMVYYVNGR is encoded by the coding sequence ATGGATGTACGGAAATACCAAAGCAAGGATCTGGATCGGATGATTTCCATCTGGAATGAGGTGGTAAGGAAGGGCAATGCCTTCCCTCAGACTGACCTGCTTGATCAAGCATCGGCAGCTCGATTCTTTGCATCGCAAACCTTCTGTGCAGTCGCTGTTGAACAGGAGACAGTACTTGGTTTGTATATTCTCCATCCCAACAACATTGGGAGGGTAGGCCACATCGCCAACGCTTCCTACGCGGTATGCCAGGCAAGCAGGGGAAAGGGCGTGGGCAGGCTCCTGGTGGAGCACAGCCTGGCCCAGCTTCCCCTCCATGGCTTTCGCATCCTCCAGTTCAATGCGGTGGTTGCTTCCAATACCGCGGCCATCACGCTGTATGAGCGCTTGGGCTTTCAGAAGCTGGGAACCATCAGAGAGGGTTTTGCCAAGGATGATGGGACCTATGAGGATATCATCCCGATGGTGTACTACGTCAACGGACGATAA
- a CDS encoding BrnA antitoxin family protein — translation MTMKKKDTTKHGGIDYSDIPEMTDEQLAQLQPSLLGNLANFRPIKKKISIYVDADVLEHYKSKGKGYQTKINRVLREGMLRETAPTYGKQSEPEEE, via the coding sequence ATGACTATGAAAAAGAAAGATACGACGAAACATGGTGGAATTGATTATTCCGATATTCCTGAGATGACAGACGAGCAACTTGCACAATTGCAGCCTTCCCTTCTAGGCAATCTTGCAAATTTTCGTCCAATCAAGAAGAAAATCAGCATCTATGTTGATGCCGATGTACTGGAGCATTACAAGTCGAAAGGAAAAGGGTACCAGACAAAAATCAACCGGGTTTTGAGGGAAGGCATGCTCCGAGAGACTGCACCTACCTACGGCAAGCAATCAGAACCGGAAGAAGAGTAG
- a CDS encoding YjbQ family protein — protein MAGETAPEKPYSHYQHNGYDNNADAHLKRSIMGRESMVAITQGKLDFGTREQIFYFGFDGKRVLVKIIGE, from the coding sequence TTGGCTGGAGAAACTGCCCCGGAAAAGCCCTACTCCCACTACCAGCACAACGGGTATGATAACAATGCCGATGCACACCTCAAGCGTAGCATCATGGGCCGGGAGAGCATGGTGGCCATTACACAAGGAAAGCTGGACTTCGGCACCCGGGAGCAGATCTTCTATTTTGGGTTTGACGGGAAGCGGGTCCTGGTGAAGATCATAGGGGAGTAG
- a CDS encoding BrnA antitoxin family protein — protein sequence MRDRENKKKDELVAIKDRSIDFSDIPELTPSVQQTLRRVVPREYYQVIPIKKAISIKLDADVLEYYKSGGKGYQTRINAVLRQEMLRETSPTYGKQSEPEEE from the coding sequence ATGAGGGATAGAGAAAATAAGAAGAAAGATGAACTTGTGGCGATAAAAGATAGGTCTATAGATTTTTCTGATATTCCAGAACTTACTCCAAGTGTTCAACAAACACTTAGGAGGGTAGTACCCAGAGAGTACTATCAAGTGATTCCAATCAAGAAAGCCATCAGCATCAAACTTGATGCTGATGTACTCGAGTATTACAAATCGGGAGGAAAAGGATATCAGACAAGAATAAATGCAGTTCTCAGGCAGGAGATGCTCCGAGAGACTTCGCCTACCTACGGCAAGCAATCAGAACCGGAAGAGGAGTAG